A genomic segment from Leptolyngbya boryana PCC 6306 encodes:
- the typA gene encoding translational GTPase TypA → MTLPIRNVAIIAHVDHGKTTLVDALLKQAGTFREGEEIPDCVMDSNDLERERGITILSKNTAVRYKDTLINIVDTPGHADFGGEVERVLGMVDGCLLIVDANEGPMPQTRFVLKKALEKGLRPIVFVNKIDRPRANPMIAVDKVLDLFIELGADDDQCEFPYLFGSGLSAFAKNTLEEESDDMQPLFDAILRHVPPPVGDASKPLQLQVTTLDYSDYLGRIVIGKIHNGTIRVGQQAAIVTETGEVVKSKISKLMGFEGLKRIEISEATAGNLVAVAGFAGANIGETITDPNDPQALPLIKVDEPTLQMTFSVNDSPFAGQEGTFVTSRQLRDRLFRELETNVALRIEETDSPDKLAVSGRGELHLGILIETMRREGYEFQVSQPQVIFREVNGQPCEPFETLVLDVPEEAVGGCIERLGQRKGEMQDMQVGTNGRTNLEFVIPARGLIGFRGEFMRLTRGEGIMNHSFLEYRKMSGDIEARRNGVLISFEEGTATFYAMQNAEDRGVFFIKPGTKVYKGMILGEHNRPQDLELNVCKAKQLTNHRASGGEELVQLKEPVDMSLERALEYIGPDELLEVTPESIRLRKVAKAKRLAKK, encoded by the coding sequence ATGACTCTTCCCATTCGCAACGTTGCTATCATCGCTCACGTTGACCACGGTAAAACTACACTGGTCGATGCTCTTCTTAAGCAGGCGGGAACGTTCCGCGAGGGAGAAGAGATCCCGGACTGCGTAATGGACTCGAACGATCTAGAGCGCGAACGCGGCATCACGATTTTGTCTAAAAATACCGCTGTTCGATACAAAGATACTCTAATTAATATTGTCGATACACCTGGACACGCCGACTTCGGTGGTGAAGTTGAGCGAGTTTTAGGCATGGTAGATGGCTGTCTACTCATTGTGGACGCAAACGAAGGTCCAATGCCTCAAACTCGCTTTGTGTTGAAGAAGGCATTAGAGAAAGGACTGCGCCCGATCGTATTTGTGAATAAAATCGATCGTCCTCGTGCCAATCCAATGATTGCCGTTGATAAAGTTCTGGATCTGTTCATTGAACTGGGTGCAGACGATGACCAGTGCGAATTCCCTTATCTCTTTGGTTCTGGTCTTTCCGCGTTTGCGAAGAACACGCTGGAAGAAGAATCAGATGATATGCAGCCGCTCTTTGATGCAATTTTGCGTCACGTTCCGCCGCCAGTTGGCGATGCGTCAAAACCCCTTCAATTGCAAGTGACAACACTAGATTATTCAGATTATCTCGGTCGGATTGTGATCGGGAAAATTCACAACGGCACGATTAGGGTTGGGCAGCAAGCTGCGATCGTTACCGAAACTGGAGAAGTCGTCAAATCTAAAATCTCGAAGCTAATGGGCTTTGAAGGTCTAAAGCGGATTGAAATTAGTGAAGCAACGGCTGGAAACTTAGTTGCAGTGGCAGGGTTTGCAGGTGCAAACATCGGTGAAACAATTACTGATCCGAATGATCCTCAAGCATTGCCTCTGATTAAAGTCGATGAGCCGACATTGCAAATGACATTCTCTGTGAACGATTCGCCGTTTGCTGGGCAAGAAGGGACGTTTGTAACCTCACGGCAACTCCGCGATCGACTGTTCCGCGAACTCGAAACAAATGTGGCGTTGCGAATTGAAGAAACCGATTCACCAGACAAATTAGCCGTGTCTGGACGGGGTGAACTGCACCTTGGGATCTTAATCGAAACAATGCGTCGGGAAGGTTACGAGTTCCAAGTCTCTCAGCCACAAGTGATTTTCCGTGAAGTAAACGGGCAACCTTGCGAACCCTTTGAAACTCTAGTCTTAGATGTTCCCGAAGAAGCAGTCGGAGGCTGTATCGAACGTCTCGGACAGCGCAAAGGCGAAATGCAAGATATGCAGGTTGGAACCAATGGACGCACGAATTTGGAATTTGTGATTCCAGCTCGCGGTTTGATTGGATTCCGGGGTGAATTCATGCGTCTGACTCGTGGGGAAGGCATCATGAACCACAGCTTCTTGGAATATCGCAAGATGAGTGGGGACATTGAAGCCCGTCGGAATGGGGTGCTGATCTCATTTGAAGAAGGAACCGCGACATTCTATGCCATGCAGAACGCTGAAGATCGTGGAGTCTTCTTTATCAAGCCTGGAACGAAAGTCTACAAAGGCATGATTCTGGGTGAGCACAATCGCCCACAAGATCTCGAACTCAACGTCTGCAAAGCGAAGCAGCTAACAAACCACCGTGCATCAGGTGGTGAAGA